One segment of Niveibacterium microcysteis DNA contains the following:
- a CDS encoding tetratricopeptide repeat-containing diguanylate cyclase translates to MTSAASSNSTHRWADLQTQFERVWGLLLREPQEAHDLALGLERASRMAGDSHSLLLAELLLLTIRARMAHDPQAVVVEAQRIRGKLAAQGDLRNALRCVVTEANALADLERRADALALIRESLPGARELLDAADLGRLLNSCGAIEVDEGRHVEAVTAWYEALELLNGVPPTAVLAMVMLNVGVMYVRFGNFAAAEPHLRDALSLVEEQSLLGMTNICAGNLAYNLIQLGRADEASRFMEALAPRVERDYDLREYAFFQIVRAEAKSAIGQLDGARACLTEVAELGASALDLQNVLYLRIADMRLLRREERLDEARNALLQAEADPMHIDDPIYELQLLLEASEIMHCCGDDRSAFRYARQHHMYSIEMDREFQRADFISLHTRYEVRKTIVDRDFEVRRREEAERARLEIEALNAALAARVQEIERLQGELREQAIRDPLTGVYNRRFLQELLPTEIARCVREGRPLSLCLVDADHFKQINDQLGHGHGDMVLCALAAALSTLAVDGLVVARFGGEEFCVVLPDCDALAAARLVDGLRLAFSARSPLPQLGSELRVSFSGGVAALSDWIHQHPRAVERWIAAADEALYSAKQSGRNRIAIAAERLRCD, encoded by the coding sequence GTGACCTCAGCGGCCTCTTCAAACTCGACACACCGCTGGGCCGATCTCCAGACACAGTTCGAGCGCGTATGGGGTTTGCTGCTGCGCGAACCCCAAGAGGCCCACGACCTTGCGCTTGGGCTTGAGCGCGCCAGCCGCATGGCAGGTGATTCGCACAGCCTGCTACTCGCAGAACTTCTGCTGCTGACGATCCGCGCCCGCATGGCGCATGACCCGCAGGCGGTCGTCGTCGAGGCGCAACGCATCCGGGGAAAGTTGGCGGCTCAAGGAGATCTGCGTAACGCGCTACGCTGCGTGGTGACGGAAGCCAACGCGCTGGCCGACCTCGAACGCCGCGCCGACGCGTTGGCACTGATCCGTGAATCGCTACCCGGTGCGCGCGAGCTGCTGGACGCGGCCGACCTTGGGCGGCTACTCAATTCCTGCGGCGCCATCGAGGTCGACGAAGGGCGTCATGTCGAAGCCGTGACCGCGTGGTACGAGGCGCTTGAGCTGTTGAATGGCGTTCCGCCTACGGCCGTGCTGGCCATGGTGATGCTCAACGTCGGTGTGATGTACGTGCGCTTCGGCAATTTCGCTGCGGCGGAGCCGCATCTGCGCGACGCCCTGAGTCTGGTCGAGGAGCAGTCGCTGCTCGGTATGACCAACATCTGCGCTGGCAACCTGGCCTACAACCTGATCCAGCTCGGGCGCGCAGACGAAGCATCGCGCTTCATGGAGGCGCTCGCGCCGCGTGTCGAGCGCGACTACGACCTGCGCGAATACGCCTTCTTCCAGATCGTGCGGGCTGAGGCAAAGTCAGCCATCGGCCAGCTTGATGGCGCGCGTGCGTGCCTCACCGAAGTGGCCGAATTGGGCGCGAGTGCGCTGGATCTGCAGAACGTGCTGTACCTGCGCATTGCCGACATGCGCTTGCTGCGCCGCGAGGAGCGACTCGATGAAGCGCGCAATGCACTGCTGCAAGCCGAAGCGGATCCGATGCATATCGACGATCCGATCTACGAACTGCAGCTGCTGCTTGAAGCCTCCGAGATCATGCATTGCTGTGGCGACGATCGTTCCGCATTCCGCTACGCCCGCCAGCATCACATGTACTCGATCGAGATGGATCGCGAGTTCCAGCGCGCCGATTTCATCTCGCTGCATACGCGTTACGAAGTGCGCAAGACGATCGTTGACCGCGACTTTGAGGTACGCCGCCGCGAAGAAGCCGAGCGAGCGCGGCTCGAAATTGAAGCGCTGAACGCGGCATTGGCGGCGCGCGTGCAAGAGATTGAACGCCTGCAAGGCGAACTGCGCGAGCAGGCGATCCGCGATCCGCTAACGGGCGTGTACAACCGTCGCTTTCTGCAAGAGCTCCTGCCGACCGAAATTGCCCGGTGTGTTCGGGAGGGCCGCCCACTGAGCCTGTGCCTGGTCGATGCGGATCACTTCAAGCAGATCAACGATCAACTTGGCCACGGCCATGGCGACATGGTGCTGTGCGCCCTGGCTGCGGCCCTGAGCACCCTGGCGGTTGATGGACTCGTTGTCGCGCGGTTTGGCGGCGAGGAGTTCTGCGTGGTGCTGCCGGACTGCGATGCGCTTGCCGCGGCGCGTCTGGTCGATGGACTTCGGCTCGCATTCAGCGCGCGATCACCCTTGCCGCAATTGGGCAGCGAGCTGCGCGTCAGTTTCTCGGGCGGCGTCGCGGCGCTGAGCGACTGGATCCATCAGCACCCCCGCGCGGTGGAACGCTGGATTGCGGCTGCAGACGAGGCCTTGTACAGCGCCAAGCAGAGTGGCCGCAACCGCATTGCGATCGCTGCGGAAAGGCTGCGATGCGACTGA
- the moaE gene encoding molybdopterin synthase catalytic subunit MoaE, with translation MSVSVQTQDFDVGIESSALTSGRSDCGALASFVGLVRGASDGVLAMTLEHYPGMTERALTAIETEARSRWKLGEVRIIHRIGRLLPGERIVFVGVTASHRHEAFAACAFIMDYLKTRAPFWKKEETPDGARWVDAREADDESAARWEKP, from the coding sequence ATGAGCGTTTCGGTTCAAACACAGGATTTTGACGTCGGCATCGAGTCGTCGGCGCTCACATCGGGCCGGTCCGATTGCGGCGCACTGGCCAGTTTTGTTGGCCTGGTGCGTGGTGCCTCCGACGGCGTGCTTGCGATGACGCTTGAGCACTATCCGGGCATGACCGAGCGTGCACTGACGGCGATTGAAACCGAGGCGCGCAGCCGCTGGAAACTGGGTGAAGTCCGGATCATCCACCGGATCGGCCGGCTCTTGCCGGGCGAGCGGATCGTGTTCGTCGGCGTCACCGCCTCGCATCGCCATGAGGCCTTCGCCGCATGTGCGTTCATCATGGATTACCTGAAGACACGCGCGCCCTTCTGGAAGAAGGAAGAAACGCCCGACGGCGCACGGTGGGTGGACGCACGTGAAGCCGACGATGAGTCGGCCGCGCGCTGGGAAAAGCCCTGA
- the moaD gene encoding molybdopterin converting factor subunit 1 codes for MAVQVLFFASLREAVGMTSLSCELSPSVANVGALRESLAARGGDWLALAPGRAVRAAVNQDMVDAAHPLRDGDEVAFFPPVTGG; via the coding sequence ATGGCAGTCCAGGTTCTCTTCTTTGCGTCGTTGCGTGAGGCCGTTGGCATGACGTCACTGAGCTGCGAGCTATCGCCATCAGTCGCAAACGTCGGGGCCTTGCGCGAGTCGCTTGCCGCGCGGGGAGGTGACTGGCTTGCCCTGGCACCGGGCCGGGCAGTGCGGGCGGCGGTCAACCAGGACATGGTGGATGCTGCCCATCCGTTGCGGGACGGGGACGAAGTGGCTTTCTTCCCGCCGGTAACCGGTGGCTGA
- the glp gene encoding gephyrin-like molybdotransferase Glp: MKAPLLTFEEALGQLLASARPVPEHESVGLLDATGRVLASDLVSSIAVPPHDNSAMDGYAVRCVDVTQPGVRLPVSQRVPAGASPAPLAAGSAARIFTGAPIPSGADAVVMQERCHADTDGVAIDELPRLGQNIRRRGEDIEVGASVLSAGVRLNAARIGLAASIGVPQLNVLRRLRVAVFFTGDELREPGEALGPGAIFNSNRYMVRSLLAMLGCEVTDLGIVRDDLTATRDALRRAAAAHDVVLTCGGVSVGEEDHVKAAVEAEGALSLWKIAIKPGKPLAFGRVGEADFIGLPGNPVSAFVTFVMLVQPFLCRRMGLRDVGPVRREVPTTFDWLRAESRREFVRVQLDADGRAVLHPRQGSGVLSSCAWADGLLDVAPGRTFAAGELLPYISLREAN; this comes from the coding sequence ATGAAGGCGCCTTTGTTGACCTTCGAAGAAGCGCTGGGCCAGTTGTTGGCATCGGCGCGCCCGGTGCCCGAGCACGAGTCGGTCGGCCTGCTGGATGCAACCGGCCGCGTGCTTGCCAGCGATCTGGTGTCCAGCATTGCGGTGCCACCGCACGACAACTCCGCCATGGATGGCTACGCCGTGCGCTGTGTCGATGTCACGCAGCCGGGCGTTCGCCTGCCGGTGAGCCAGCGTGTCCCGGCCGGCGCGAGCCCGGCGCCTCTGGCCGCCGGCAGCGCGGCGCGGATCTTCACGGGGGCGCCCATTCCCTCCGGGGCGGATGCCGTTGTGATGCAGGAGCGTTGCCATGCCGATACCGACGGTGTGGCTATCGATGAACTGCCACGCCTGGGGCAGAACATACGACGGCGCGGCGAGGATATTGAGGTCGGTGCGTCCGTACTGAGTGCGGGGGTGCGACTCAATGCCGCGCGGATTGGACTTGCGGCGTCGATCGGGGTGCCTCAGCTGAACGTGCTGCGCCGCCTTCGCGTCGCGGTGTTCTTCACTGGCGATGAACTGCGCGAGCCCGGCGAAGCACTTGGGCCCGGCGCAATCTTCAACTCCAACCGCTACATGGTGCGCAGTCTGCTCGCCATGCTCGGCTGCGAAGTCACCGACCTGGGCATCGTGCGCGACGACCTGACCGCAACCCGCGACGCGCTGCGCCGCGCCGCGGCCGCGCACGACGTGGTGCTGACCTGCGGCGGCGTGTCGGTTGGCGAAGAGGATCATGTGAAGGCGGCAGTCGAGGCAGAAGGCGCGCTGTCCCTTTGGAAAATCGCGATCAAGCCGGGCAAGCCGCTCGCATTTGGTCGCGTTGGCGAGGCCGACTTCATTGGGCTGCCCGGCAATCCGGTGTCCGCCTTTGTGACTTTCGTGATGTTGGTTCAGCCATTCTTGTGCCGTCGTATGGGTCTGCGTGATGTCGGTCCAGTGCGCCGTGAGGTGCCGACTACATTCGATTGGCTACGTGCAGAGAGCCGGCGCGAATTCGTGCGCGTGCAATTGGATGCCGACGGGCGAGCCGTGCTGCACCCGCGCCAGGGCTCCGGCGTTCTGAGTTCCTGCGCTTGGGCCGATGGTCTGCTGGATGTCGCGCCGGGTCGCACCTTTGCCGCCGGAGAGCTTTTGCCCTATATCAGCCTGCGGGAGGCTAACTAG
- the mobB gene encoding molybdopterin-guanine dinucleotide biosynthesis protein B: MKVFGFAGYSGSGKTTLIERLIPLLRARGLRVSLIKHTHHGFDIDKPGKDSFRFREAGATEVLLAGGQRWALMHELRDEPEPTLDDQLARLAAVDLVLVEGFRTTPIPKIEIHRPAAGHPLLHDKFPNIVAIASDTPLDVQLPQLDLNDPGQIAMFILKSVDLA, from the coding sequence ATGAAGGTATTCGGATTCGCCGGCTACTCTGGCTCCGGCAAGACAACACTGATCGAGCGCCTGATCCCTTTGCTGCGCGCGCGCGGCCTGCGGGTTTCCCTGATCAAGCACACCCACCACGGTTTTGATATCGATAAGCCGGGCAAGGACTCGTTCCGCTTTCGCGAAGCAGGCGCCACCGAGGTGCTGCTTGCCGGTGGGCAGCGCTGGGCGCTGATGCACGAACTGCGCGACGAACCGGAACCCACGCTGGACGACCAGTTGGCTCGGCTTGCTGCCGTCGATCTCGTTCTTGTGGAAGGCTTTCGTACCACGCCGATTCCGAAGATCGAGATCCATCGCCCGGCTGCGGGTCACCCCTTGCTGCACGACAAATTTCCGAACATCGTGGCGATTGCGTCGGATACCCCGCTCGACGTGCAGTTGCCGCAACTTGATCTCAACGATCCGGGTCAAATCGCCATGTTCATTCTCAAATCGGTCGATCTCGCATGA
- a CDS encoding enoyl-CoA hydratase, which translates to MSHNPLIATETLERVRIIRFNRPEKKNALTAEMYEALITAFQDAEADANIRAMLITGSEHAFSAGNDIVDFLANPPSDDQAPVMRLLSLLTELRKPLVAAVCGPAVGIGTTLLLHCDLVACGEQTSFAMPFVNLGLCAEGGSSLLLAQRVGQARANEWLLLGEPVSAERAAAAGLVNLVLPNADVFAQALDWAKRLASKPPRALQGTRALIRSAAADAARRAIAAEGAMFRELLQSNEAKEAFAAFVEKRKPDFSRF; encoded by the coding sequence GTGTCACACAACCCACTGATTGCGACCGAGACGCTGGAGCGCGTGCGGATCATCCGGTTCAACCGGCCGGAGAAGAAGAATGCGCTGACCGCAGAGATGTATGAGGCCCTGATCACCGCGTTCCAGGACGCCGAGGCGGACGCCAATATCCGCGCGATGCTGATCACCGGTAGCGAGCATGCCTTCAGCGCCGGCAACGACATCGTCGACTTTCTCGCCAATCCGCCATCGGACGACCAGGCGCCCGTGATGCGCTTGCTCAGCCTGCTTACCGAGTTGCGCAAGCCCTTGGTCGCCGCCGTATGCGGGCCGGCAGTCGGTATCGGCACAACCTTGCTGCTGCACTGCGACCTGGTCGCTTGTGGCGAGCAGACGAGCTTCGCGATGCCCTTCGTCAACCTCGGCCTGTGCGCCGAGGGCGGCTCCAGCCTGTTGCTTGCCCAGCGCGTAGGGCAAGCCCGCGCGAATGAATGGCTGCTGCTGGGCGAACCGGTCAGCGCGGAGCGCGCGGCGGCAGCGGGCCTCGTCAATCTCGTACTGCCAAATGCAGATGTGTTCGCGCAGGCGCTCGACTGGGCGAAGCGCCTCGCGAGCAAACCGCCACGGGCCCTGCAAGGCACACGGGCCCTGATTCGCAGCGCGGCGGCCGATGCAGCGCGGCGAGCAATCGCAGCCGAGGGCGCGATGTTCCGCGAACTCCTGCAGTCGAACGAGGCCAAGGAAGCCTTTGCGGCATTCGTCGAGAAACGTAAGCCGGACTTCAGCCGCTTTTGA
- a CDS encoding ankyrin repeat domain-containing protein yields the protein MRLVPALLLALTVAGPALATSLDAARTGAEMGRVSVVRDYLDEGGAVDALDFRGSTLLIQAARTGQTEVVALLLARGANPAVRSGAGESAISLAAMNGHLDTVEAFITANAPLEVPNAWSPLHYAAYMGHEAIVKRLLGAGAQVDARADNGATALMLAARGGYLAIVEQLLDAGADIRLRSDRGVTALGWALANDRAEVASRLRRAGAID from the coding sequence ATGAGGCTTGTCCCGGCGCTGCTGTTGGCGCTCACGGTTGCCGGTCCCGCGCTGGCGACCAGTCTTGATGCCGCACGTACCGGTGCCGAAATGGGGCGTGTGTCGGTGGTACGGGACTATCTCGACGAAGGCGGCGCCGTTGATGCCCTCGATTTCCGTGGCAGCACGCTCCTGATTCAGGCTGCAAGGACGGGCCAGACCGAGGTGGTGGCGCTGCTGCTCGCGCGTGGCGCAAACCCGGCCGTGCGCAGCGGCGCCGGTGAGAGCGCAATTTCACTCGCGGCGATGAACGGCCATCTCGACACTGTGGAGGCCTTCATCACCGCCAATGCGCCGCTGGAAGTGCCGAATGCCTGGTCGCCGCTCCACTACGCGGCGTACATGGGCCATGAGGCCATCGTCAAGCGGTTGCTCGGGGCCGGAGCGCAAGTCGATGCGCGCGCCGACAACGGCGCGACGGCGCTGATGCTGGCCGCGCGTGGTGGTTATCTCGCAATCGTCGAGCAGCTGCTCGACGCGGGTGCCGATATCCGCTTGCGTAGCGACCGCGGCGTCACCGCGCTAGGCTGGGCATTGGCCAACGATCGCGCCGAGGTGGCTTCCCGTCTGCGCCGCGCGGGCGCGATCGACTAG
- a CDS encoding TatD family hydrolase: protein MFVDSHCHIDFSDLVDLGEKLFADMHQAGVTHALCAGVSIERLPGVLAIAEARPNVFCSVGVHPEHTEGEDPDAARLQALAAHPKVVAIGETGLDYYWHKDKPEWQRERFRQHIRAARACGRPLIVHTRDAADDTLRLMREEGADACGGVMHCFTESWDVAAGAMELGFYISFSGIVTFKNAAQIKDVATRMPLDRMLIETDSPYLAPVPYRGKLNQPAYVPHVAHEIARLRGISVDEVAAATTDNFFRLFAAAGR, encoded by the coding sequence ATGTTTGTAGATTCACACTGTCACATCGATTTCTCTGATCTGGTCGACCTTGGCGAGAAGTTGTTCGCCGATATGCATCAGGCGGGCGTCACGCACGCGCTTTGTGCTGGCGTCAGCATCGAGCGCCTCCCTGGGGTACTCGCGATTGCGGAGGCGCGCCCCAACGTGTTCTGCTCCGTGGGCGTGCACCCGGAACACACCGAGGGTGAGGATCCGGATGCCGCGCGTCTGCAAGCACTCGCAGCGCACCCGAAGGTAGTGGCGATTGGCGAGACCGGGCTCGACTACTACTGGCACAAGGACAAGCCGGAATGGCAGCGCGAGCGTTTTCGCCAACATATCCGCGCAGCCCGCGCCTGTGGCAGGCCGCTGATCGTGCATACGCGCGATGCGGCGGATGACACCTTGCGGTTGATGCGCGAAGAGGGCGCCGATGCATGTGGCGGCGTGATGCACTGCTTTACGGAGTCTTGGGATGTCGCCGCCGGCGCGATGGAGCTGGGCTTCTACATTTCCTTTTCCGGCATCGTTACCTTCAAGAACGCTGCGCAGATCAAGGATGTTGCGACACGCATGCCGCTCGATCGCATGTTGATCGAGACCGATTCGCCGTATCTGGCGCCGGTTCCGTATCGAGGCAAACTCAACCAGCCGGCCTACGTGCCGCATGTCGCACACGAGATCGCGCGGCTGCGGGGTATCTCGGTCGATGAGGTCGCGGCAGCAACGACCGACAACTTCTTCCGCCTGTTCGCGGCGGCTGGCCGCTGA
- a CDS encoding PilZ domain-containing protein, whose product MSTPQPSTIARPAVLSLSINSKSALFAAYMPFIRNGGLFIPTNKTYGLGDEVFMLLQLMDDPAKLPVKGKVVWCTPPNAQAGRTQGVGVQFTEDESGSTVRAKIEQVLGAHIGSNRPTHTI is encoded by the coding sequence ATGAGTACGCCCCAGCCATCGACCATTGCGCGTCCAGCGGTGCTGTCGCTCAGCATCAACTCCAAGTCCGCACTGTTCGCGGCCTACATGCCTTTCATCCGCAACGGTGGCTTGTTCATCCCGACCAACAAGACCTATGGTCTGGGCGACGAAGTCTTCATGCTGCTGCAGTTGATGGACGATCCGGCCAAGCTGCCGGTCAAAGGCAAGGTCGTCTGGTGTACGCCGCCCAACGCCCAGGCCGGTCGTACGCAGGGCGTCGGCGTGCAGTTCACCGAAGACGAGAGCGGCTCCACCGTTCGCGCCAAGATTGAGCAAGTGCTCGGCGCGCATATCGGCTCGAATCGCCCCACCCACACCATCTGA
- the holB gene encoding DNA polymerase III subunit delta' gives MILPWHQTLWTRLAAAGERGHHALLLAGPPGGGKRQFAEAVAAARLCDRPGAEGYACGECEACTWRAAGTHPDLFRLVPEADEAADDVSEADKESAKSRQIKVEQIRQLQDSLTRKGHRGDRRVVLVDPAEAMNAVTANGLLKLLEEPPVGVLFLLITRAPDRLLPTIRSRAQRWDFPAPDAAQASAWLAEQGIKDSATWLGFAGGMPVAAEELSSGPLAACRARFVKDITTLPQRDPVELAGTWDTWLRSKDAQAAAFDMPRLADWLLRWYADLAAAASGAPLRYFTDAESALRGLTRGWNAEEALGCYNDGLNLRRVAAHPLNARLLLEDTLLRYCRRLATGRTA, from the coding sequence ATGATTCTTCCCTGGCATCAAACGCTGTGGACACGTCTGGCCGCCGCGGGCGAACGCGGGCACCATGCCTTGCTGCTGGCCGGCCCCCCAGGTGGCGGCAAGCGCCAGTTCGCCGAGGCGGTTGCCGCTGCGAGGCTGTGCGATCGGCCCGGCGCAGAGGGATACGCCTGCGGTGAGTGTGAGGCCTGCACCTGGCGCGCAGCGGGTACCCATCCGGATCTGTTCCGGCTCGTGCCTGAGGCGGACGAGGCCGCGGATGACGTCAGCGAGGCTGACAAGGAAAGTGCCAAGTCACGCCAGATCAAGGTGGAGCAGATCCGGCAGCTCCAGGACTCGCTCACCCGCAAGGGTCATCGTGGCGATCGCCGCGTGGTGCTGGTGGACCCTGCGGAGGCCATGAACGCCGTGACCGCAAACGGGCTCCTCAAGCTGCTCGAAGAGCCGCCGGTTGGCGTGCTGTTCCTTCTGATCACGCGCGCGCCGGATCGGCTGCTCCCGACCATTCGCAGCCGCGCGCAACGTTGGGATTTCCCAGCCCCGGATGCCGCTCAGGCGTCGGCCTGGCTGGCTGAGCAGGGGATCAAGGATTCGGCGACCTGGCTCGGCTTTGCTGGCGGTATGCCGGTTGCAGCAGAGGAACTTTCGTCCGGCCCGCTGGCGGCCTGTCGCGCTCGCTTCGTCAAGGACATCACGACCCTGCCACAACGCGACCCCGTCGAACTTGCCGGCACATGGGATACCTGGCTTCGAAGCAAGGATGCTCAGGCGGCCGCATTCGACATGCCGCGCCTGGCCGACTGGTTGTTGCGCTGGTATGCCGACCTGGCTGCAGCAGCCAGCGGTGCGCCGCTTCGGTATTTCACCGATGCAGAATCCGCTTTGCGTGGGCTGACGCGCGGCTGGAACGCCGAAGAAGCGCTCGGTTGCTACAATGATGGACTGAACCTGCGCCGCGTGGCGGCGCACCCGCTCAACGCACGCTTGCTGCTCGAAGATACCCTGCTGCGATACTGTCGCCGCCTCGCTACCGGGAGAACCGCATGA